The genomic stretch GGATGCTGTGATTGTTGGCGCTGCCACGGCTTGCACCGACAACCCCCGCCTTACGGTTCGTCGCACCCACGGCCGGAACCCCGTGCGGGTGGTGATTGACCGGCACCGTCGGGTTCCCGACAGCCACTTGCTGTTCACCGATGATGTATCCCCTACCCTGCGGCTGGTTGCCGGCAACTATGAGAAGCAGCGTCATGCCGCTGTTGAGCCTGGCGTTACCGAAATACCCTGCCTGGGCCCTGCAGATTCGAATGCCCCTGCGGATCCCCGACTGATTCTCCAGGTACTCGCCGATTTCGGATTGAAAAAGGTCTTTGTGGAGGGTGGCGGCGTTACGGTGTCGGCGTTTCTGAATGCCGGCCTGCTGGACCGTCTGCACGTAATGGTGGCGCCGATGATCATTGGCAGCGGCCGACCGGCCTTCTCGCTGCCGGAAATTGATTTACTGGACGACGCGCTGCGGCCCAGGGCTCAGTTAATCAACCTTGGCAGTGACATGCTTTTTGATCTGGATTTTACCCGCGCTCCCGTCGCCTGCCCGTGAAGACAAACGCCAGGCCTGGAAGGCTGGAGAAAAAAACCAGAGCACCGTACCCCACGCTGAGCGCAACGCCCTGCTCAGCTGGCAGGCCCGCCAGCGGCCAGAGCACAGCCGCGGCGCCTTCCCGGATACCCCAGCCGGCAACCGTCAGCGGTATCACCATACTCAGCAGCAGGACACTCCCCAGGCCGGCCACCACGATAGCAGCGCCCATACTATCCAGATAACCCGCCCCCACAGCCAGGCACAGGAACACGCCCAGATAGCTGGCCAGCACCAGCAGGGACGTTGCCAGTTGAACCGGCATGGCCGGCCAGCACAGTAACGCACGAAACAGATCCCGGCGGAGG from Marinobacter subterrani encodes the following:
- a CDS encoding RibD family protein — protein: MAARILDIESAWELVLSAVNRSNVTLPLPGTDIEAVELNGHGAWHLVQPATREAQDLLSVFLPLCRPLPADGRSKVIGQLGQSLDGRIATATGCSRFINGDDGITHLHRIRAVSDAVIVGAATACTDNPRLTVRRTHGRNPVRVVIDRHRRVPDSHLLFTDDVSPTLRLVAGNYEKQRHAAVEPGVTEIPCLGPADSNAPADPRLILQVLADFGLKKVFVEGGGVTVSAFLNAGLLDRLHVMVAPMIIGSGRPAFSLPEIDLLDDALRPRAQLINLGSDMLFDLDFTRAPVACP